A single Sulfurimonas crateris DNA region contains:
- a CDS encoding methyl-accepting chemotaxis protein, with amino-acid sequence MTVGKKITILIVALSLILLLGGFFVLNYFKSQIVDETYVTIQKSLASKIEDRMGAKFDVGVTNALAIANDLNVADALIKNDRQSAIVSVNAIAQKYKNETNFKNIKIHIHDRDIKSFLRAWKPEKYGDDLKSFRHTISKVKADKKALYAIEVGQAGLTIRGVAPVLKDGEYVGSLEFMQGFESVVKQFHKESQNLLVLMDKKLVHLAKLANTSKSVADYILSQKTVDEQFFEGAKKIDMQAFLRKGYALDENYFYTFNKIEDFQGNSIGLYLLGANRSNVDATINQASSMINTALALIVLLIVVLNVAILTAIKKVILSPLEQFEKGLLEFFKYLNKESSHAKPIDITGDDEIAKMAKVVDENILKTQQNIESDKIMINGVKRVVVAIDKGELNQNVACNTNNEALEELKANINRMLLSLQQNICRDLNELVATMSMYEKSDFTARLLGDSGKVAQALNSVGDTITHMLRESSANANELSEKSLVLKDKMQFLNSESEKQAKRLQELTNVMETTNGAIIVVSEKTKQVAAQSSDIKHVVSVISDIADQTNLLALNAAIEAARAGEHGRGFAVVADEVRKLAENTQKSLHEINVSIETLSQSVLEIGEDMQARVSDINDATDAIVEIDKTTSSNARYVNEIEAIAIELDEMSQKTLKEVNSKKF; translated from the coding sequence ATGACAGTTGGAAAAAAAATAACGATTCTTATCGTCGCGCTATCTTTGATTCTTCTTTTGGGCGGTTTTTTTGTTTTAAACTACTTTAAATCGCAGATTGTGGATGAAACTTATGTAACAATACAAAAGAGCCTTGCTTCAAAGATAGAAGATAGAATGGGGGCAAAGTTTGATGTTGGCGTTACAAATGCACTTGCTATCGCAAATGACTTAAATGTGGCAGATGCACTTATAAAAAACGACAGGCAAAGTGCGATTGTCTCGGTAAATGCCATTGCTCAGAAATATAAAAATGAGACTAATTTTAAAAATATCAAAATTCACATTCATGATAGAGATATAAAATCATTTCTTCGTGCCTGGAAACCAGAGAAATATGGAGATGATCTTAAGAGTTTTCGTCATACTATCAGTAAAGTAAAAGCGGATAAAAAGGCGCTCTATGCGATAGAAGTAGGGCAAGCTGGGCTTACCATCAGAGGCGTTGCGCCTGTACTAAAAGATGGCGAATACGTGGGTTCACTGGAGTTTATGCAGGGATTTGAATCAGTTGTAAAACAGTTTCACAAAGAGAGTCAAAATCTTTTGGTGTTGATGGATAAAAAACTGGTGCATCTTGCAAAATTGGCAAATACGAGTAAGAGTGTTGCTGATTATATTTTAAGCCAAAAAACCGTAGATGAACAATTCTTTGAAGGCGCAAAAAAGATAGATATGCAAGCGTTTTTAAGAAAAGGGTATGCGTTAGATGAGAACTATTTTTATACATTTAACAAAATAGAGGATTTCCAAGGCAATTCGATAGGACTCTACCTTTTGGGTGCCAACAGAAGCAATGTGGATGCAACCATTAATCAAGCAAGCAGTATGATCAATACCGCGCTGGCTCTTATAGTCCTTTTGATAGTCGTTCTTAATGTCGCTATTTTAACGGCAATTAAAAAAGTGATCCTCTCTCCTCTTGAGCAGTTTGAAAAGGGACTTTTAGAATTTTTCAAATATCTCAACAAAGAGAGTTCTCATGCGAAACCTATTGATATCACAGGTGACGATGAGATTGCAAAAATGGCAAAAGTTGTCGATGAAAATATTCTTAAAACCCAGCAGAATATTGAGAGTGATAAGATAATGATCAATGGAGTTAAGCGAGTTGTCGTCGCCATAGACAAAGGGGAGCTGAACCAAAATGTTGCGTGCAATACAAATAATGAAGCGCTTGAAGAGCTAAAGGCAAACATAAACAGAATGCTTCTCTCACTTCAGCAAAATATTTGTAGAGATTTAAATGAGCTTGTTGCTACTATGAGCATGTATGAGAAATCCGATTTTACCGCAAGATTACTAGGTGATAGTGGAAAAGTGGCACAAGCGCTCAATAGCGTTGGCGATACCATTACGCATATGCTGCGTGAATCAAGCGCAAATGCAAACGAACTCTCTGAGAAGTCATTGGTGCTTAAAGATAAAATGCAGTTTTTAAACAGTGAATCTGAAAAACAGGCAAAAAGACTTCAAGAGTTAACAAATGTGATGGAGACAACAAACGGTGCCATTATTGTGGTCTCAGAGAAGACAAAGCAGGTTGCAGCGCAATCTTCTGATATTAAGCACGTTGTAAGCGTCATATCCGATATCGCAGATCAGACTAATCTCCTTGCTCTTAATGCTGCCATAGAAGCGGCGCGCGCAGGTGAGCATGGAAGAGGTTTTGCCGTTGTTGCCGACGAGGTGAGAAAACTTGCTGAAAACACTCAAAAAAGTCTTCATGAGATCAATGTCAGCATAGAGACGCTCTCTCAATCAGTTCTTGAGATTGGTGAAGATATGCAAGCAAGAGTGAGTGATATTAATGATGCAACTGATGCAATTGTCGAGATAGATAAGACCACCTCAAGCAATGCGCGTTATGTAAATGAGATAGAGGCGATTGCTATAGAACTTGATGAGATGTCGCAAAAAACACTCAAAGAGGTCAACTCTAAAAAGTTTTAA